The nucleotide window AGTAATCTAATCATTCTTTTATTAAGCTTCCATCACCCTTAACTTGCTGAGAAAAGAGGAAGATTAGACCATGGGTAACTAGTTTAATTATTTAATTGTAATTTCTTTAATTTCTTCATTGCGAGCAAATAGAATTGTTGAACCAATTTTTGCCCCTCATTTTTTTGCCACTTCACAAATTGCTTTTTCATCTGTTTTAAATGCTTCATAATTATCAACTTTATTCATAAAAATTGAATGTCATGATCCAAAGGCAGTATATAATTCTGGTAATGGACTAACTCCTAAAATTACCACATTTGGGCGGAATTTTGAAATTGTTTTTAATAATTCCCCTGTATTTGAGACAACAACGGCATACTCATATTTTCCATCTTTACATTTATTTGCTAATTTTTTAGCAATATCAGCGCGTGGGCCTGTTGTTGAATTCATAGCGTCTTCTAATTGCTTTTCATAGTACAATTTTGAATAAAATTCATGCTCTGCTCGTTTGTTAATCATTGCCATTGTATGAACAGCAATAAACGGATAATCACCATTTGCTGATTCACCTGATAACATCGTTGCATCAGAACCTAATTCTGTTGCAAAATAAACATCAGTTACTTCTGCTCGCGTTGGCGATGGATTTTCTGTCATTGTTTCTAACATTTGTGTTGCAACAATAACAATTTTCCCTGCTTCACGACATTTACTAATAATAATTTTTTCTCAATATGGAACATCATAATAAGGAATTTCTAAACCTAAATCTCCCCGTGCAACCATAATTCCATCAGCAGCGGCAATAATTTCATCAATATTATTAATTCCAATTTGTGATTCAATTTTGGCAATAATTTGAACATGTTCAGCTTTACACTCTTTTAATAATTTGCGAATTTCTTTGATATTACCAGCTGTGTTAACAAATGATGCTGCAATATAGTCAATCCCTTGTTCAACTCCAAATTTAATATCATTAATATCTTTTTCAGCTAAAAATGGTAATGTAAAGTCAACCCCTGGTAAATTAATTCGTTTGTTTGTTTTAACAATATGATGGTTGAAAGCTTTTGTTTCAATAATGCCTGGTTTAATACCAGTAACATTTAACTGTAATTTTCCATCATCAACTAGCACCACATCACCAACTTTTAAATCTTGTGACATATCATATGAAACAGTGATTTCTGTTCCAGTTCCTTCACGGTTTTGATATTCCGTTGGTAATGAATAAATCGTAACTGTTGCTCCAGCAACAATTTCTTGTTTCCCACCTTTCATTATTCCAACACGAATTTCTGGTCCTTTCGTATCTAATAACACTGAAATTGGTTTTCCAATTTTAGCACTAACTTCTCGTGCTCATACAATTCGTGCTCCTTGTTCAGCATGATCTCCATGTGAAAAGTTTAAGCGAATTGTTGTCATTCCTGTTTTAAACAATTCTTCAATGGCTCCCGCTGAATGTGTACTTGGCCCAATTGTTGTAATAATTTTCGTTCTTTTCATTTTCTCGTTAATATTAAATTTATCCATTCTTTTGACAATCTCCTTCTAAAAATATCTTACCACCTTATTTTATCGCAAAATTATGATTTTTGATAAATATTCTGATTTAATTGATCAAATTTAGCTCAAATTTCTTTCCGTGATGAACGCGGAATACTTAATGCTTCCATAATTGGACGAGCAATAATTTGATCACCTTGATTGCCAATTGCTAAACCACCTACGCCTGCAATAATTTGTTCAACAGCAAATTGTGCCATTTGAAAAGCACGATAACGGTCCATGGCCGTTGGATTACCACCCCGTTGAGTGTGTCCTAAAACTGTTGCACGAGTAATGTAACCACTTTTACTTTCAACTAATTTTGCTAATTTATGCACATCGGGATAAATCATTTCACTAACAACAACAATGACACTTCGCTTTTGTGCTTGATGTAACATCGCAACCCGATTAGCAATTTCTGTTTCAGATAAAGCAGCTTCATTAATTGAAATAATATCTGCTCCACCAGCAATCCCAGCGTATAAAGCAATATCACCGCAAGCATGACCCATTACTTCAACAATTGAACAACGATTATGTGATTGCATTGTATCACGCAAGCGGTCAATTGCTTCAACAACAATATTAATTGCAGTATCAAACCCAATCGTATAATCTGATGAAGTGATATCATTATCAATTGTTCCCGGTAAAGCAATACAATTAATTCCCAACTCTGTTAACCGTTGAGCACCTTGATAACTACCATCACCACCAATAACTACTAATGCCGCAATTTCTTGCTTTTTTAAAATATCAACAGCTTTTTTTTGTACTTCTGGGTCTTTAAATTCCGGTAAGCGTGCACTTCCAATCACAGTTCCCCCTAAACGCATAATACTATCCGCAAAATTATTATCAACAACTTCCATTCAATTATTAATTAATCCTAAATAACCATCACGAATAATATATGTTTCTAGTCCTTTTGCATGTGCTGTTTTAATAACTCCCGCAATTGCAGCATTCATTCCTTGTGAATCACCACCAGATGTTAAAATTCCAATTTTTTTAAGCATGCTTTTTCTCCTTCTCTTTTGCTTGTTTCATCTTGTTTATATTAATTTTAGTTGATATTCTAAGATTGTAAAGATTTTTTTAACTAAAAAACAGAAAAAACACTTATTAAAGTGTTTTTTATTTTGTTCTAAATAAGAAAAAGTTAATTCTTATTCTGTTGGTGCTGTAGCTGTTACTTTTGCTTTAAATTTAAATTGACCAGAAATGTTTGCTGAATCATTTTTTGCTTTAACTGTTACTTCAACTTCTTTTGCAGCTTCATAGTCTCCCTCAGCACCATTATTTGTAATTTCAAAATCACTTGCTCCTGCATTTGGTGCTATCTTTTGTATAGCATCTAAAACAGCTTTTGCAAGAGTTGTATCAGTATTAACTGCATTTAACTCATCTTTTTTAACTGCTTTTGGGGTTGATGCTTTAATTCCTACAGTTTGCTCAGTTACTGTTACATCTTTAATATCTACTTTTGTTACTTCTCCATGTTTTGGTAAAGTTACTTTAATGTATCCTGATTTACCAATAACAACAGTTTTATCTTTTGCTGGAGTAATTTGAACATAAACATCAACTTTACCTGCTTCTAAATCAATTGTTTCTAATGCTGTACCTTTGCTGTTTTTATAAACGTCAAATTGAAAATCAGCTGCTGTTGCTGTTTTTACAACTCCTTGCACTGCTTTTAAAACATTAGCTTCTAACGCTGTTTTAATTTCAGGCTTTGTAACTGCTTTTGGGGTTGATGCTGCTACAGTTGCAGGTGCTGCAATTGTTTTAACTCTTGATAAATTATTACTTTCAGTTTTATTACATGCAACCACTGATGTTGTTCCGACAGCTGATACACCAAAAACTGCTAAAATCGATAAAAGTTTCTTCATTTCTTATATTTCCTTTCTCTATTAAGTAGTGTTTTTATTAAAAGCAAATGTAATTAAAATTACATTGAATATATAAGAGAAAAATAACATTAATAATAATTATTAATTGCTTCTAACCCTACTTTATACAATTTATATCTTTCTTTTTTTCTTTCCCTTATAGGAGCAATTGTACAATAATTTTTTTAAAAAAACAATAAATATTTCTTAAAAAAAAAAAAAAAAAAGATTTTCCAAATAAAATGCTTAATCTTTTTTTGTTTTTTCGTCTTCTTTTGGTTCAGAAACTGGTGCG belongs to Spiroplasma melliferum and includes:
- a CDS encoding pyruvate kinase; its protein translation is MDKFNINEKMKRTKIITTIGPSTHSAGAIEELFKTGMTTIRLNFSHGDHAEQGARIVWAREVSAKIGKPISVLLDTKGPEIRVGIMKGGKQEIVAGATVTIYSLPTEYQNREGTGTEITVSYDMSQDLKVGDVVLVDDGKLQLNVTGIKPGIIETKAFNHHIVKTNKRINLPGVDFTLPFLAEKDINDIKFGVEQGIDYIAASFVNTAGNIKEIRKLLKECKAEHVQIIAKIESQIGINNIDEIIAAADGIMVARGDLGLEIPYYDVPYWEKIIISKCREAGKIVIVATQMLETMTENPSPTRAEVTDVYFATELGSDATMLSGESANGDYPFIAVHTMAMINKRAEHEFYSKLYYEKQLEDAMNSTTGPRADIAKKLANKCKDGKYEYAVVVSNTGELLKTISKFRPNVVILGVSPLPELYTAFGSWHSIFMNKVDNYEAFKTDEKAICEVAKKWGAKIGSTILFARNEEIKEITIK
- a CDS encoding 6-phosphofructokinase — translated: MLKKIGILTSGGDSQGMNAAIAGVIKTAHAKGLETYIIRDGYLGLINNWMEVVDNNFADSIMRLGGTVIGSARLPEFKDPEVQKKAVDILKKQEIAALVVIGGDGSYQGAQRLTELGINCIALPGTIDNDITSSDYTIGFDTAINIVVEAIDRLRDTMQSHNRCSIVEVMGHACGDIALYAGIAGGADIISINEAALSETEIANRVAMLHQAQKRSVIVVVSEMIYPDVHKLAKLVESKSGYITRATVLGHTQRGGNPTAMDRYRAFQMAQFAVEQIIAGVGGLAIGNQGDQIIARPIMEALSIPRSSRKEIWAKFDQLNQNIYQKS
- a CDS encoding spiralin, producing the protein MKKLLSILAVFGVSAVGTTSVVACNKTESNNLSRVKTIAAPATVAASTPKAVTKPEIKTALEANVLKAVQGVVKTATAADFQFDVYKNSKGTALETIDLEAGKVDVYVQITPAKDKTVVIGKSGYIKVTLPKHGEVTKVDIKDVTVTEQTVGIKASTPKAVKKDELNAVNTDTTLAKAVLDAIQKIAPNAGASDFEITNNGAEGDYEAAKEVEVTVKAKNDSANISGQFKFKAKVTATAPTE